From a single Arachis hypogaea cultivar Tifrunner chromosome 3, arahy.Tifrunner.gnm2.J5K5, whole genome shotgun sequence genomic region:
- the LOC112790151 gene encoding uncharacterized protein: MSRGRSDPGGGWLRWCLVLFAVVSALGVCGPALYWRFKKTISLRGTSTSNLSCPPCICDCPPPLSLFQVAPGLANLSVSDCGGNDPDLKAEMEKQFVDLLTEELKLQEAVSEAHTRHMNITLAEAKRVASQYQREADKCIAATETCEQARELAEAKLIKERKITAVWERRARQMGWEGE, translated from the exons ATGTCGAGGGGAAGATCTGATCCAGGAGGAGGTTGGCTGAGGTGGTGTCTGGTGTTATTCGCAGTTGTGTCGGCGTTGGGTGTGTGTGGTCCAGCTCTCTACTGGCGTTTCAAGAAGACAATCTCTCTCCGCGGCACTTCCACTTCCAACCTCTCCTGCCCTCCTTGCATCTGCGACTGCCCTCCCCCTCTCTCCCTCTTCCAAGTTGCTCCTG GGCTGGCCAATCTCTCTGTATCGG ATTGCGGAGGTAATGACCCAGACCTAAAGGCGGAGATGGAGAAGCAGTTTGTGGACCTTCTCACGGAGGAGCTGAAGTTGCAGGAGGCTGTTTCTGAAGCGCACACACGTCACATGAACATAACTTTGGCAGAAGCGAAAAGAGTGGCATCTCAGTACCAGAGAGAGGCAGATAAATGCATTGCTGCAACTGAAACATGTGAGCAGGCAAGAGAGCTGGCTGAGGCCAAGCTCATCAAGGAGAGGAAGATAACAGCCGTGTGGGAGCGGCGAGCGCGGCAAATGGGATGGGAAGGAGAGTag